In Gemmata obscuriglobus, a single genomic region encodes these proteins:
- a CDS encoding TIGR02996 domain-containing protein, producing the protein MHVTDEQPFLDAVFERYADDGPRLVYADYLDDSGAPERAELIRVQLALARLSEDDPRRPPLLDRQVELLNDNRAAWTAHLAGLVISVDFRRGIPDSASVDAATFLERGDELFRRLRVRRLSVRDAAPVLPKLAACPLLAGVRELDLCNCDLGPRGLETLARSPHLKNLKVIDLGFNKLDDTAIDVLARSSELPSLTVLALNDNDTIGDAGVRSLAQSPFFAGLTALDLSGNDIGDAGAIALAGTNYLPVLRTVRLASNRIGDAGAAALARSPLLGRMLSASPELVLRANAIGHAGAAALAASPALKSCVHLDLSHNYLGDTGIGALLQSPYLKRLKTLQLARNQLTDAGLNASYERLSRLFDQLRALDLSCNRLTRVGLGILSAARGDRPVQIDVSQNVQSAPLGDAPVAVAELLPGVLNGVTEPTRLRQRTPTPPH; encoded by the coding sequence ATGCACGTCACGGACGAACAGCCGTTCCTCGACGCGGTGTTCGAGCGGTACGCGGACGACGGCCCTCGGCTGGTGTACGCCGATTACCTCGACGACTCTGGGGCGCCCGAGCGCGCGGAACTGATCCGCGTCCAGTTGGCCCTCGCGCGCCTGTCCGAAGACGACCCGCGCCGCCCGCCGCTGCTCGACCGACAGGTCGAACTGCTGAACGACAACCGTGCCGCGTGGACCGCACACCTGGCCGGGCTGGTCATCTCGGTGGACTTCCGGCGCGGCATCCCCGACTCCGCGTCGGTGGACGCTGCGACCTTTCTCGAACGCGGAGACGAGCTGTTCCGACGCCTCCGTGTGCGGCGGCTCAGCGTTCGGGATGCCGCACCGGTACTGCCGAAGCTCGCCGCGTGCCCGCTGCTCGCCGGGGTTCGTGAACTGGATCTGTGTAACTGCGATTTGGGGCCGCGCGGGCTGGAGACACTCGCCCGCTCACCGCACTTGAAAAACCTCAAAGTGATCGACCTCGGGTTCAACAAGCTCGACGACACTGCGATTGACGTTCTCGCCCGCAGCAGCGAACTTCCGTCCCTCACCGTGCTGGCACTGAACGACAACGACACGATCGGCGACGCCGGGGTGCGAAGCCTCGCACAGTCCCCCTTCTTCGCAGGGCTCACCGCGCTCGACCTGTCCGGAAACGACATCGGCGACGCCGGTGCCATCGCGCTCGCCGGAACGAACTACCTTCCGGTGCTCCGCACCGTGCGACTCGCGAGTAACCGGATCGGTGACGCCGGCGCCGCGGCGCTCGCACGGTCCCCGCTGCTCGGGCGGATGCTGTCGGCGTCCCCAGAGTTGGTGCTCCGGGCGAATGCGATCGGGCACGCCGGGGCCGCGGCGCTCGCGGCCTCCCCGGCACTCAAATCGTGCGTGCATCTCGACCTGTCGCACAACTATCTCGGCGACACGGGAATCGGTGCTCTGCTGCAATCCCCATATCTGAAGCGGCTCAAAACGCTCCAACTGGCGCGGAACCAGTTGACCGACGCGGGCCTGAACGCGTCTTACGAGCGGCTCAGTCGGCTCTTCGACCAGCTCCGCGCGCTGGACCTCTCGTGCAACCGGCTCACCCGCGTCGGATTGGGCATATTGTCGGCGGCCCGGGGAGACCGGCCGGTGCAAATCGACGTGAGCCAAAACGTCCAGTCCGCGCCACTCGGCGACGCGCCGGTCGCGGTGGCAGAACTCCTACCCGGCGTGCTCAACGGCGTCACCGAACCGACGCGACTCCGACAGCGAACCCCAACTCCGCCCCACTGA
- the hemB gene encoding porphobilinogen synthase produces the protein MNHPICGDTPPSPPFPVARPRRLRYNPLVRELVRETELSARDLILPLFVRPGAGVRQEISSMPGNFQLSPDTLVDEVGAARDLGIKAFILFGIPEFKDATGSSALKDEGIVQQSLRVLRKAHGSNVLLITDECFCEYTDHGHCGILCDRGGILDVDNDATLPILAQQCVSHAKAGADVIAPSGMMDGMVRAIRTGLDDAGFQNVPILSYAAKYASGFYGPFREAAESPPSFGDRNTYQMDPANGDEALKEVAIDLAEGADMIMVKPALSYLDIIRRVKERFQVPVAAYNVSGEFAMVKAAAQNGWIDERRVTLEILTSIRRAGSDMILTYHARDVAKWLRSG, from the coding sequence ATGAACCACCCGATTTGCGGCGACACCCCGCCCTCCCCTCCCTTTCCGGTGGCGCGCCCGCGCCGGCTCCGCTACAACCCGCTGGTTCGTGAGCTGGTGCGCGAGACGGAACTCTCCGCGCGCGACCTCATCCTGCCGCTGTTCGTCCGCCCCGGGGCGGGCGTGCGCCAGGAAATCAGCTCGATGCCCGGGAACTTCCAGCTCAGCCCCGACACCCTCGTGGACGAGGTCGGCGCCGCCCGCGACCTGGGGATCAAGGCGTTCATCCTCTTCGGCATCCCGGAGTTCAAGGACGCCACCGGCTCCAGCGCGCTGAAGGACGAGGGCATCGTGCAGCAGTCACTGCGGGTGCTGCGCAAGGCGCACGGTTCGAACGTTCTTCTCATCACGGACGAGTGCTTCTGCGAATACACGGACCACGGGCACTGTGGCATCCTGTGCGACCGCGGCGGGATTCTGGACGTGGACAACGACGCGACGCTGCCCATTCTCGCCCAGCAGTGCGTGAGCCACGCGAAGGCCGGCGCCGACGTGATCGCGCCCAGCGGAATGATGGACGGCATGGTGCGCGCGATCCGCACCGGCCTCGACGACGCCGGGTTCCAGAACGTCCCGATCCTGAGTTACGCGGCCAAGTACGCGAGCGGGTTCTACGGCCCGTTCCGCGAGGCCGCCGAATCCCCGCCGTCGTTCGGCGACCGCAACACGTATCAGATGGACCCCGCGAACGGCGACGAGGCCCTTAAAGAGGTGGCGATCGACCTCGCGGAAGGGGCCGACATGATCATGGTGAAGCCGGCGCTGTCTTACCTCGACATCATCCGCCGGGTGAAGGAGCGGTTCCAGGTGCCGGTGGCCGCGTACAACGTGAGCGGCGAGTTCGCCATGGTGAAGGCCGCGGCCCAGAACGGCTGGATCGACGAGCGCCGCGTCACCCTCGAGATCCTCACCAGCATCCGCCGCGCCGGGTCGGACATGATCCTGACGTACCACGCCCGCGACGTGGCAAAGTGGCTCCGCTCAGGCTGA
- the ltrA gene encoding group II intron reverse transcriptase/maturase translates to MEEVCQRGNLNQAYSRVKANKGAPGIDGMTVEDSLRWIAEHKQELLSSLLDGSYRPSPVRGVLIPKPGGGERQLGIPTVVDRLVQQAILQVLTRLLDPTFSESSYGFRPGKSAHQALLKAKEYVADGRAIVVDVDLEKFFDRVNHDILMARLARRVSDTRLLRIVRRFLEAGLMQDGVCVARHEGTPQGGPLSPLLANLLLDDLDQELERRGHTFCRYADDCNIYVRSEAAGRRVMASVVTFLEAKLKLRVNREKSAVARVEERKFLGYRLLSDGRLGIAPASLERAKDRIRAITRRNRGIGLERMVRELNSFLTGWVTYFRHAAMKNHLTELDGWVRRKLRCVRLKQCKRVKPMVDFFARQGVSLRQAWCTALSGKGWWRKSGTPVANQAMPSSWWETLGLVNLVGRYEKLQTR, encoded by the coding sequence ATGGAGGAGGTGTGCCAGCGAGGCAATCTCAACCAAGCTTACTCTCGGGTGAAGGCGAACAAAGGGGCACCGGGAATCGACGGGATGACCGTCGAGGACTCGCTCCGCTGGATCGCCGAGCACAAGCAGGAACTGCTGTCGAGTCTGCTCGACGGGTCGTATCGTCCGAGTCCGGTGCGTGGGGTTTTGATCCCGAAGCCGGGCGGAGGCGAGCGGCAGTTAGGGATTCCGACGGTGGTGGATCGTCTGGTTCAGCAGGCGATTCTGCAAGTGCTGACGCGTTTGTTGGACCCGACCTTTTCGGAATCCAGCTACGGCTTCCGTCCCGGCAAGAGCGCTCACCAGGCGCTGTTGAAGGCGAAGGAGTACGTGGCGGATGGTCGAGCGATTGTGGTGGACGTGGACCTGGAGAAGTTTTTCGACCGGGTGAACCACGACATCCTGATGGCCCGGCTGGCGCGTCGTGTGTCGGACACGCGCTTGTTGCGGATCGTGCGTCGCTTCCTGGAAGCGGGGCTGATGCAAGACGGTGTGTGTGTCGCACGTCACGAGGGGACGCCGCAAGGGGGTCCGCTGTCGCCGCTGCTGGCGAATCTGCTGTTGGACGACCTGGACCAGGAACTGGAGCGCCGGGGCCACACCTTCTGCCGGTACGCGGATGACTGCAACATTTACGTGCGGTCGGAGGCGGCCGGTCGTCGGGTGATGGCGTCGGTCGTGACGTTCCTGGAGGCGAAACTCAAGTTGCGCGTCAATCGGGAGAAGAGTGCGGTGGCACGGGTCGAGGAGCGGAAGTTCCTCGGCTATCGCCTCCTGAGCGACGGGCGGTTGGGGATCGCGCCGGCGAGTCTGGAGCGGGCCAAGGACCGCATCCGGGCGATCACCCGTCGGAATCGGGGCATCGGCCTCGAGCGGATGGTCAGGGAACTCAACTCGTTTCTGACCGGCTGGGTGACGTATTTTCGCCACGCGGCGATGAAAAATCACCTGACCGAGCTGGACGGCTGGGTTCGCCGGAAGCTGCGGTGCGTGCGGTTGAAGCAGTGCAAGCGAGTGAAGCCGATGGTAGATTTCTTCGCTCGGCAGGGCGTGTCGCTGCGTCAGGCGTGGTGTACCGCGTTGTCGGGGAAGGGCTGGTGGCGGAAGTCGGGGACGCCGGTGGCGAACCAGGCGATGCCATCCAGTTGGTGGGAGACGCTCGGATTGGTGAATCTCGTCGGTCGGTACGAGAAGTTGCAAACACGTTAG
- a CDS encoding HEAT repeat domain-containing protein, with the protein MGATKLMRAMCAIALFNGALFLCVKDEAFAGEKEERVKKLTADLRKSKDAKARVTALQELGELAQIKKSLVQDSLPDIYKAAEDKDPGVRAAAAETLGKADEPYEKAGEILVKMLKDDKETGVKIGAAKGLAAMGMTAKAALPALQGVAKETKGEKKGPLSQLNKAATSAVQVIKGMRK; encoded by the coding sequence ATGGGGGCCACCAAGCTGATGCGGGCGATGTGCGCGATCGCTCTGTTCAACGGCGCACTATTCCTGTGCGTCAAGGACGAGGCTTTTGCCGGCGAGAAGGAGGAGCGGGTCAAGAAGCTGACCGCCGATCTGCGGAAGAGCAAGGACGCGAAGGCCCGCGTCACCGCGCTTCAGGAACTCGGCGAACTGGCGCAGATCAAGAAGTCGCTGGTGCAGGACTCGCTGCCAGACATCTACAAGGCCGCGGAGGACAAAGATCCCGGTGTGCGCGCGGCCGCCGCGGAGACCCTCGGTAAGGCCGACGAGCCTTACGAGAAGGCCGGCGAGATACTGGTGAAAATGCTCAAGGACGACAAAGAAACCGGTGTGAAGATCGGGGCGGCAAAGGGGCTCGCCGCGATGGGCATGACTGCCAAGGCTGCACTACCTGCGCTACAAGGTGTGGCGAAAGAGACCAAGGGCGAAAAAAAGGGGCCACTTAGTCAGCTCAACAAAGCTGCCACAAGTGCTGTTCAGGTGATTAAAGGCATGCGGAAATAA
- the murB gene encoding UDP-N-acetylmuramate dehydrogenase, whose amino-acid sequence MSLADEFPEITKRNEPLAPFTHLTIGGPAEFLVQPRSVDELNAVLAACQRDKVPVRMLGGGFNLLVQDDPVPGAVIRLTAEPFTFLRRDGKKVTAGGGAALFDLIAFAVKHGLGGLETLVGIRGTVGGSVRCNVGDRSGEISQAVRNVTVLTDAGKVQVRGRDELTFREHDSDIDEAVILSVEFELETEPPEQVLKKMRKAWIQRKTSEPLSFQKYVRLFRNPPGNTAAALIDRAQLTKARTGAAELSERNSNYAVAHPGTTARDIIQLADHVKAKVKERTGVALERELHVW is encoded by the coding sequence ATGTCCCTTGCCGACGAGTTCCCGGAAATCACGAAGCGGAACGAACCGCTCGCCCCGTTCACGCACCTGACGATCGGCGGCCCGGCCGAGTTCCTCGTTCAGCCGCGTTCGGTGGACGAGCTGAACGCCGTGCTGGCCGCGTGCCAGCGCGACAAGGTCCCCGTCCGGATGCTCGGCGGCGGGTTCAACCTGCTCGTCCAGGACGACCCGGTCCCCGGCGCGGTGATCCGGCTGACCGCCGAGCCGTTCACGTTCCTCCGGCGGGACGGCAAGAAAGTCACCGCGGGCGGCGGTGCCGCACTGTTCGACCTCATCGCGTTCGCCGTCAAACACGGGCTGGGCGGGCTCGAAACCCTTGTCGGCATTCGCGGCACCGTGGGCGGCAGCGTGCGGTGCAACGTCGGGGACCGCAGCGGCGAGATCAGCCAGGCGGTCCGCAACGTCACCGTGCTCACCGACGCCGGCAAGGTGCAGGTGCGCGGCCGCGACGAGCTCACGTTCCGCGAGCACGACAGCGACATCGACGAGGCCGTCATTCTGTCGGTCGAGTTCGAACTTGAGACCGAACCGCCGGAGCAGGTGCTCAAGAAGATGCGGAAGGCGTGGATCCAGCGGAAGACCTCGGAACCGCTCAGCTTCCAGAAGTACGTGCGGCTGTTCCGCAACCCGCCGGGCAACACCGCCGCGGCGCTGATCGACCGCGCTCAGCTCACCAAGGCCCGCACGGGGGCCGCCGAGCTGAGCGAGCGGAACTCGAACTACGCGGTGGCCCACCCGGGCACCACGGCGCGCGACATCATCCAGCTCGCCGATCACGTTAAGGCGAAGGTGAAGGAGCGCACCGGCGTGGCACTGGAGCGGGAGCTGCACGTCTGGTGA
- a CDS encoding replication-associated recombination protein A: MDLFDDLRDENRLRARPLAARMRPRTLDEYVGQTHFLAPGKLLRRMLLADRLNSLIFYGPPGCGKTALAHVIAKHTKSRFKPLNAVAAGTKDVRELLAEARGHLEELGERTILFLDEIHRFNRAQQDVLLPDVEDGVIILIGATTQNPFFAINTPLLSRSQIFRFEPLSRDDVRTLLLRAVSDTERGLGKLNVTITDDALAFLVEVCDGDARRALTALEIGVKSSLAPENAKAASSIRFDLELAQDSIQQKVIEFDPTGDTHYDTASAFIKSLRGSDPDAALYWMARMLEGGEDPRFVARRLVIFASEDVGNADPFGVVLANAAWDAVEKVGLPECRINLAHAVTYLATAQKSNASYMAGEAAAKDVKEGRTLPVPLHLRDKGYRGAKEVFGHGVGYKYAHDFEGGWVEQEYIPTDAEYYHPTDRGHEAKIKARLEELRKRKQKPEGAG, encoded by the coding sequence ATGGATTTGTTCGACGATTTGAGGGACGAGAACCGCCTCCGCGCGCGTCCGCTGGCCGCACGGATGCGCCCGCGGACGCTCGACGAGTACGTCGGGCAGACGCACTTCCTCGCTCCCGGCAAGCTGCTCCGCCGGATGCTCCTGGCGGACCGGTTGAACTCCCTCATTTTCTACGGCCCCCCGGGGTGCGGTAAGACGGCTCTGGCCCACGTCATCGCCAAGCACACGAAGAGCCGGTTCAAGCCGTTGAACGCCGTAGCCGCGGGCACAAAGGACGTGCGCGAACTGCTCGCCGAGGCCCGCGGGCACCTGGAAGAGTTGGGGGAGCGCACGATCCTCTTTCTCGACGAGATCCACCGGTTCAACCGCGCCCAGCAAGACGTGCTCCTGCCCGACGTGGAAGACGGCGTCATCATTCTGATCGGCGCGACCACGCAGAACCCGTTCTTCGCGATCAACACCCCCCTCCTATCTCGAAGCCAGATCTTCCGGTTCGAGCCGCTCTCGCGCGACGATGTTCGCACCCTCCTCCTGCGCGCCGTCTCCGACACGGAACGCGGACTCGGCAAACTGAACGTGACGATCACTGACGACGCACTGGCGTTCCTGGTCGAGGTGTGCGACGGCGACGCCCGCCGCGCGCTCACGGCGCTGGAGATCGGGGTGAAGTCGTCACTGGCCCCCGAGAACGCGAAGGCCGCGTCGTCCATCCGGTTCGACCTCGAACTGGCGCAGGACTCGATCCAGCAGAAGGTGATCGAGTTCGACCCCACCGGCGACACCCACTACGACACCGCCTCGGCGTTCATCAAGAGCCTGCGCGGCAGCGACCCGGACGCGGCGCTCTACTGGATGGCCCGGATGCTCGAAGGCGGCGAGGACCCGCGGTTCGTCGCCCGGCGCCTGGTCATTTTCGCGTCGGAGGACGTGGGGAACGCGGACCCCTTCGGGGTGGTGCTGGCCAACGCCGCCTGGGACGCGGTGGAAAAGGTCGGGCTGCCCGAGTGCCGGATCAACCTGGCGCACGCGGTGACGTACCTGGCGACCGCGCAGAAGTCGAACGCGAGCTACATGGCCGGCGAGGCCGCCGCGAAGGACGTGAAGGAGGGGCGCACGCTGCCGGTCCCGCTGCACCTGCGTGACAAAGGGTATCGCGGGGCAAAAGAGGTGTTCGGGCACGGGGTCGGGTACAAGTACGCGCACGACTTCGAGGGCGGGTGGGTGGAGCAGGAGTACATCCCGACCGACGCCGAGTATTACCACCCGACCGACCGCGGCCACGAGGCCAAGATCAAGGCCCGGCTCGAAGAGTTGCGGAAGCGCAAGCAAAAACCGGAGGGGGCCGGGTGA
- a CDS encoding FUSC family protein, producing the protein MNWQTLRVCLKVGLAVGLAYLLTYGERSHNSLYAVLTAALIVGENFGEDLNQSLVRLVGTLLGAGVGVVFLVTLGVDIWGVVAAAIVAAVLSRLIKLEQLSRVTLAVCMVTLLIRPDHVVSYGLYRFLNTLIGAGVGLGVSLLVWPVRAEVAATQAVSKLLLLASHVLETVGKPPPEGEEETDQTELQLGKVFKAIRDARREGQVFRTSATATAERAILGGQVGLGAIAVASGCERLRQNASAAPFVAAVTKASGRLAERVVALTKRADSAPTYEPFPEMPTPPADADLNATEGVLMAGVIGELRVIASALAVLERVNVKPTKHEVADQAKEDKAKGA; encoded by the coding sequence GTGAACTGGCAAACGCTTCGGGTCTGCCTCAAGGTCGGGTTGGCGGTTGGCCTCGCGTACTTGCTCACCTATGGGGAGCGCTCGCACAACTCCCTGTACGCGGTGCTCACCGCCGCACTCATCGTCGGGGAGAATTTTGGTGAAGACCTGAACCAGTCGCTCGTCCGGCTGGTCGGCACGCTCCTGGGCGCGGGCGTCGGGGTGGTGTTCCTCGTCACCCTGGGCGTGGACATTTGGGGCGTCGTTGCGGCGGCCATTGTCGCTGCCGTGCTCTCGCGCCTCATCAAGCTCGAACAGCTCAGCCGGGTGACGCTGGCCGTGTGCATGGTCACTCTGCTGATACGCCCCGACCACGTCGTGTCCTACGGCCTGTACCGGTTCCTCAACACACTCATCGGCGCCGGGGTCGGGTTGGGGGTGAGCCTCCTGGTGTGGCCGGTGCGGGCCGAGGTTGCTGCCACCCAGGCCGTGAGCAAACTGCTGTTACTGGCGTCCCATGTTCTGGAGACGGTCGGGAAGCCGCCACCCGAAGGCGAAGAAGAAACGGACCAAACCGAGCTGCAGTTGGGCAAGGTGTTCAAGGCGATTCGCGACGCCCGGCGCGAGGGGCAGGTGTTCCGGACCTCGGCAACCGCCACGGCCGAGCGCGCAATTCTCGGTGGGCAGGTCGGGTTGGGCGCAATTGCCGTTGCCAGCGGGTGCGAGCGGTTGAGACAGAACGCGTCGGCGGCTCCGTTCGTGGCGGCCGTCACGAAGGCGTCCGGTCGCCTCGCCGAGCGGGTGGTTGCCCTGACCAAGCGGGCCGATTCCGCGCCAACGTATGAGCCCTTTCCTGAGATGCCGACACCGCCGGCGGATGCCGACTTGAACGCGACGGAGGGCGTCCTCATGGCGGGGGTGATCGGCGAACTGCGGGTGATCGCCTCGGCCCTCGCGGTGCTGGAACGGGTGAACGTGAAGCCAACGAAGCACGAGGTGGCCGATCAGGCGAAGGAGGATAAGGCCAAGGGTGCGTAA